The Bubalus kerabau isolate K-KA32 ecotype Philippines breed swamp buffalo chromosome X, PCC_UOA_SB_1v2, whole genome shotgun sequence genome has a segment encoding these proteins:
- the CT55 gene encoding cancer/testis antigen 55 isoform X3, translating into MLRFISRALAFWRKVDSSEAERAQHQRLLEGHTKSKTVQGVVTKFCSNYGLIDELIYFSGDVVTGNVLLKVGQKVTAVVEENKTSHGLKAIKVDAFCDNSRGDELPDSCTRISLGCMNSLMEGVEFIHHTAYFSLDVVCKGKKCEKIPDVEKCWHFLGKEGWAGWLEHHFEPYQGDRVEVVFSIQPDTQSRKALSVKPLRHKHVHK; encoded by the exons ATGCTCCGGTTTATTTCCAGGGCTCTTGCCTTTTGGAGGAAGGTGGACTCGTCGGAAGCAGAGAGGGCGCAGCATCAGAGGCTCCTGGAAG GTCACACCAAGTCAAAAACTGTACAAGGAGTCGTGACAAAGTTCTGTAGTAACTATGGCTTGATCGATGAGTTGATCTACTTCAGCGGTGATGTTGTGACTGGCAATGTGCTTCTGAAAGTTGGGCAAAAGGTTACTGCAGTTGTGGAGGAAAATAAAACATCTCATGGATTGAAAGCAATCAAA GTTGATGCTTTCTGTGATAATAGCCGTGGTGATGAACTGCCAGACTCCTGTACTAGAATCTCACTTGGCTGTATGAACTCTCTGATGGAAGGTGTTGAGTTCATTCATCACACAGCTTACTTCTCTCTAGATGTTGTTTGTAAAG GGAAGAAATGTGAGAAAATTCCTGACGTGGAAAAATGCTGGCATTTCCTCGGAAAAGAAGGATGGGCAGGATGGCTGGAGCATC ATTTTGAGCCTTATCAGGGTGACCGAGTAGAAGTTGTATTTTCCATCCAGCCAGACACACAAAGCAGAAAGGCCCTCTCAGTGAAGCCTCTGAGACACAAGCACGTGCACAAG
- the CT55 gene encoding cancer/testis antigen 55 isoform X1 → MLRFISRALAFWRKVDSSEAERAQHQRLLEGHTKSKTVQGVVTKFCSNYGLIDELIYFSGDVVTGNVLLKVGQKVTAVVEENKTSHGLKAIKVDAFCDNSRGDELPDSCTRISLGCMNSLMEGVEFIHHTAYFSLDVVCKGKKCEKIPDVEKCWHFLGKEGWAGWLEHHFEPYQGDRVEVVFSIQPDTQSRKALSVKPLRHKHVHKVCITSLQGRNGVLDDTIFFTLESLKVPDGYVPQVSDMVDAVVVESVQSCYVWRAISMTLVKKG, encoded by the exons ATGCTCCGGTTTATTTCCAGGGCTCTTGCCTTTTGGAGGAAGGTGGACTCGTCGGAAGCAGAGAGGGCGCAGCATCAGAGGCTCCTGGAAG GTCACACCAAGTCAAAAACTGTACAAGGAGTCGTGACAAAGTTCTGTAGTAACTATGGCTTGATCGATGAGTTGATCTACTTCAGCGGTGATGTTGTGACTGGCAATGTGCTTCTGAAAGTTGGGCAAAAGGTTACTGCAGTTGTGGAGGAAAATAAAACATCTCATGGATTGAAAGCAATCAAA GTTGATGCTTTCTGTGATAATAGCCGTGGTGATGAACTGCCAGACTCCTGTACTAGAATCTCACTTGGCTGTATGAACTCTCTGATGGAAGGTGTTGAGTTCATTCATCACACAGCTTACTTCTCTCTAGATGTTGTTTGTAAAG GGAAGAAATGTGAGAAAATTCCTGACGTGGAAAAATGCTGGCATTTCCTCGGAAAAGAAGGATGGGCAGGATGGCTGGAGCATC ATTTTGAGCCTTATCAGGGTGACCGAGTAGAAGTTGTATTTTCCATCCAGCCAGACACACAAAGCAGAAAGGCCCTCTCAGTGAAGCCTCTGAGACACAAGCACGTGCACAAG GTCTGCATTACTAGCCTGCAGGGAAGAAATGGGGTGCTAGATGATACTATCTTTTTCACCCTGGAATCTCTGAAAGTTCCTGATGGCTACGTACCTCAAGTATCTGACATGGTCGATGCAGTTGTGGTGGAGAGTGTTCAGTCCTGCTATGTTTGGAGAGCAATTTCTATGACTCTAGTGAAAAAGGGGTAA
- the CT55 gene encoding cancer/testis antigen 55 isoform X2 has translation MLRFISRALAFWRKVDSSEAERAQHQRLLEGHTKSKTVQGVVTKFCSNYGLIDELIYFSGDVVTGNVLLKVGQKVTAVVEENKTSHGLKAIKVDAFCDNSRGDELPDSCTRISLGCMNSLMEGVEFIHHTAYFSLDVVCKDFEPYQGDRVEVVFSIQPDTQSRKALSVKPLRHKHVHKVCITSLQGRNGVLDDTIFFTLESLKVPDGYVPQVSDMVDAVVVESVQSCYVWRAISMTLVKKG, from the exons ATGCTCCGGTTTATTTCCAGGGCTCTTGCCTTTTGGAGGAAGGTGGACTCGTCGGAAGCAGAGAGGGCGCAGCATCAGAGGCTCCTGGAAG GTCACACCAAGTCAAAAACTGTACAAGGAGTCGTGACAAAGTTCTGTAGTAACTATGGCTTGATCGATGAGTTGATCTACTTCAGCGGTGATGTTGTGACTGGCAATGTGCTTCTGAAAGTTGGGCAAAAGGTTACTGCAGTTGTGGAGGAAAATAAAACATCTCATGGATTGAAAGCAATCAAA GTTGATGCTTTCTGTGATAATAGCCGTGGTGATGAACTGCCAGACTCCTGTACTAGAATCTCACTTGGCTGTATGAACTCTCTGATGGAAGGTGTTGAGTTCATTCATCACACAGCTTACTTCTCTCTAGATGTTGTTTGTAAAG ATTTTGAGCCTTATCAGGGTGACCGAGTAGAAGTTGTATTTTCCATCCAGCCAGACACACAAAGCAGAAAGGCCCTCTCAGTGAAGCCTCTGAGACACAAGCACGTGCACAAG GTCTGCATTACTAGCCTGCAGGGAAGAAATGGGGTGCTAGATGATACTATCTTTTTCACCCTGGAATCTCTGAAAGTTCCTGATGGCTACGTACCTCAAGTATCTGACATGGTCGATGCAGTTGTGGTGGAGAGTGTTCAGTCCTGCTATGTTTGGAGAGCAATTTCTATGACTCTAGTGAAAAAGGGGTAA